In the genome of Pangasianodon hypophthalmus isolate fPanHyp1 chromosome 15, fPanHyp1.pri, whole genome shotgun sequence, the window TCAGCTAAAGATAACCAAACAGACACGTTACAAACGGATCTCACTGATGATTACTGATATAAACGTCTGATGGCAACAGAACACCAGGTCCAGGAAAGAGTGTAAATGAGAGacggggaaaaaaatgagacaTCAACTTTCGGCTTCGCACttacagacaggtagagagacagacatatgGAGAGACATACTTATGGATAGATGTACTGTATAGATGGTTGGACAGACAGGTATAGAATTTGAGGCACAGAAAatgacagatagacagagaaatagacagatagacagacatacTGTTTATAGTCAAACGGACAGAGAGAAATTGAGATATagaaatagatataaatatagaaatatatacagggagatggatagacaggaggacaggtacaaacaaacaaatagtgATTGATATGTAGAgcatgaaagacagacagacagacagacaaacagacaaacagatagggACTCCAAAATAAAGAATGAGATAAAGATGACCAGACAGCGAGGAACTGAGATATGAAGAATgagatatagacagacagacagggacagagataTAGAGAatgagatacagacagacagagagacagacaaacagtcAGACAGACGGACAAATAGtaacagagatacagagaatagggcctttcgcaccgctttagtcccagaactaaatttacagtactaaagtactatttcccagtaccgtttaaagggttgcattcacACCCATTCACACCGGTTGCATtcacagtgggcactaggaagtgacgtaagccggtcgacagcgacgtcatttgtgcgcggcgttcaacaacggaaacaaagaacaacaacgtAAAGAACCGGAGGATGGacgacgctgtgatcggagctgtgtttttgtcgtGTCTCGCGGGTTTCACAGTAATGGACATGGAATGTCCATGTATACGTAAAGCGAAATAAGTCGAcgctacagtatgtttacacggcgttttaaatcatggcgggtgagggtgTTTTCATACACGTTTGGCCAATCGatgtctacttacgtcacggatagtaccagttgtgctggttagaccctgctcctgagtaggagctcatttggttctcgaaaaaggcagtcggtactaaaatcacacccagttccggaggtgcgaaaacgccaaaaagtgggtagttccacatttagttcaggtactatgaaaaggttcccgcagtgcgaaaggccctaatgaGACAGATAggtagattaaaaaatgtgacatTATGACTGACGCTGACAATACATGTGtattaatatgttataataatgaatgtatatgtaaatacaaTGTTATAAACTCTTTATAAACTCTCACACCTGACTGGTTTGCGTGTTTACTTCTCTTCTGTGACGCTCCTGCTCTCTTCCTCTTCGGAGTAGCGCTGCTCCCtgcatcattacacacactctcgttctccttctctccctccatGGCGTCGCTGCTCGAGCTTTCGTCCTCCTCCGAGTCTGAAGAATAgatctttctcttcctctctgtagtGAGAGACACGGACTCTCAGAACAAACCCGAGAAAGTGGATTATAAGGCAAGAAGGAGGAAAAACGGGAGAAAAACATCCAACTCGCCTCCTGGTCTCCGACGGGGAATCTTGGCCATCTGGGAGGcgtgtttctttttcttgcgTTTCTCTTCCTCGTCTTTGAGGATCTGTTCCAGCAGCTTGTTGAAGAAATCGAGATCCAAGCGTCGTTTCTCCTCTGAAATCAAACAGCCTTTTATTATAATCGTAAATACACGTCACAGTGTTTCAGAGTTTCCTCTAAAGTCACATCAAGTCAAAGTTCCAGGAAAATTCAGGTGACAGTAGACCAAGAAGAGACCTAGAATTATCGAGACCTAGGAAATTACTGAGAAAGCTCATGTGTGAACAGATTTATCCTTCGATGTGTTGATGTCTCTGAGGCgtcacatttaaaacattaacacagtaAAGTGGCAACATGAAGAAAAGCGAAAGTGAGcaatgaagaaaaacattagGGGAACTGGTAGAGTCCAGGATGTGCTATAGGATTATATATAatcaacagccaatcagagagaagACGCAGGTGATAAAAAAGCATTTGTGTGCTGAGCACTTACTGAACGCTTTGTCTATTCTCCAGGAGTTTGCTCTTTCCTCCTTTTTAAACTTATtctgaaagaggaaaagaaaaaaacaacttacaTCAGGTGCAGTAATAATCTCTGATAACAAACGTGTTTTGAGGGCATTACACAACACTAAGTGTAAcgataaatagataaaacatatgtgtcattctgtaattattaaaaagaaatgtaattgaTAGAATTTTaatgtggtataagcagaataaaacacatggggacgtgctgttacagaaaaataatcaaattcggtgtggtaacagtaacatcaCCCTGCtgttgagtgttttattcttttacttatgttttattcttttatttacacGTATAAACAGCTTCCAATAGCTTTTTCACcgcttttaaaagaaaactgtTGATCCGATTCCTCATCTAGCACTCACTAACTACTTTTATGGCGCATTAATAACAGGACTAGAccggaaaaagaaaataaataactcaaaTCATTCCATAACAACGAAGGAGATATCGAACCTCTACTGAACCTGCAGTCCAAACTGTTTGTAGAGCAAAATGATCAGTCACTCCGTTTTTATTTATACCTTAATCTCTATTCGAGCTCGATGAGGAAACAGCTGTCCGATCATGGAGAAGTCCGTCCCCACCATGCTAATGGCCAAGAAAAACATGTCCGTctctggaaaagaaaaaaataaaaaacatacagacaaagagagaaaatgacttGATTATAGACGTCCTGCATGATAAATGTGTCCCGACGATGTTTATGTTCACACCTCGGTTGGACCAGGGTTTCGTGTAAGTGCCTTTCCTAAAGCTGGAGTAGGTGGTGGTGGATCCGCGCTCGAATATCGGATCTCTCTCCTCCACCGGATTCGGTCCCTTCATCCTCTGCACCTGTACGGTTAAACTACacaaccacaaaacacacattaattaaaatattaatagtgcTTTTCTTATCAGAAacattgttgaattctggattgtgattggtcagaaggtgttgattaacttcctataacagcagctctgacagtagcgcagtttatattaacacgctcgttctgatacgttatcgtttctatagcaacagctcattcctCTTATTGCTCCACAGAaacggatttttaaaaaaaatcactgatattGGGcgataaagttttctgtgacaagactggaaggagtctccagtgtcagcactttgtaaaagtcagaggtaaagatgtaactttatttttctgacatcttcaggacagaagagtttacgcttctttgcggtttttttggtaacatgacaagctgcgtttcttcaagacagagaaaaaagagaggctggtgagggaaggagtgtttctagctgctatagcataagcgagaacaggaactaacttgtttcacgaacgttccacaacattaaacgtaactataaacagataaaaagtatgatattctttaataaattacaaattgtaactgttgacaaattgcggtggtataagagaaataaaacactttgtggtggtaagaggaactccgcttcatcacatcagcctgttgattattttcctctaacaactccacacacagtgttttattctttacgtAAAACAGTCAGTTTCTGTAACGTCTTACCTTTCCTCGTCTATGATGAGAGATCCGTCCTCGGCCACCTTCACTCTCGGAGCCAGCATCGgttcttcctcctctcctcctcgctcctcctcctcctcttctgctGCGTTCTGTTCTGTCGCTGTCTGGACAGCtggactggaaaaaaaaaggtcaaatcaaAATTATGATCTATGTTCAGATATTTGCTCTGATGTCAGATACTGTGTGAGAATCTTTAATCCTCAAGCTCTGagctctgattggacagaaacaAGACACATAGTGTAACCAGGCTagagaataaaaatatacacaataaaacagaaagaTATTAGGGCTCAGTATGAGATACTGCTCAGAAACTCTTACGCTGCTTTTGGAGAAGAAGGGAAATCCGTCTCAGCTCTCTGCTCCTCCTCAGTGTACGACCTGCAAACCACGAGAGCTGGAacttagaaaataaaacagctgaggcagaaaaaacagaagagtgtaagagtgtaaagAGGCGTGGCTGTTGTGCTTATCAGCtataatgaaggaggcgtggcctctgtgactgtcaatcacagtgaaggaggcgtggcctctgtctctgtcagtctttatgaaggaggtgtggcctgtgtgtcagtcacagtgaaggaggcgtggcctgtgtgtctgtgagtcacagtgaagggggcgtggcctgtgtctctgtcagtcacagtgaagggggcgtggcctgtgtgtctgtcagacagagtgaagggggcgtggcctctgtcagcCACAGAGCTCTTACTTCATCGGGTTAGTAGACGGTAGGTAGTAGATGAGCTCTCTCATGGTCATTTTGGTGtgatcttttgtttttttgcgcTCGCTCATTCCAGTCTGTGGTCTCTGGTGCTTCTCcttctgctgaaaaaaaaaagcacaaatgggGATAACTTTCTaaaaattagattaaattaaatattcgTTATGAAATAGTGTAATAAGAGAATCCACTGACTGATGATGATAAAGTCGTGAAATCTCAATTTCAGCCAAATGACTCAACAAACCGTAATGCAAAATCGAGGTAGAGACTGCAAGACAGAAGAGCActtactttttctttattcatctCCTTCTTGAGAAGCTCTCGGAGTTTTCTGGCTCGCGCTAATCTGAGACGATCCACTGGGTCGTTCAGGGTCCTCAGGGCCAGAGGGACGTGTTGCTGTGGTTTCTTACTTTTCCCTGGAGAGCTGAGGTCACTTCCATCCGGGACGACTGGTTCGTTCTGCGACTCGGAAACCGACGCTGGATCAGAGTGAACTTCTTCACTGGGGCAAGAATCAGGATgcgctgctgcattctgattggctgactgggACTCAACTTCGTCCAGTCTGACTGATGGTGTCTCTACGTTGTCCTGAGATGGAGTTACAGGTTTGGGTTTTCTCCGCTTTGATTTGCCATCTGATGGGGCGAGTGCAGCAGGGGGCAGCTCTGGGGCAGATTCTGGGGTAGATAAGTCTTTATCAGGGGTAAGTTCTGTGGTGATTACAGCTTTAGTGGGAAATCTAGAGGCTCTTGAAGCGTTGTGGACGGATGAAGAGGGCAGTTTGGGGGCAGGAGATCGAAATGATTTGGTGGAGACAGGAAGTGGTTCTGGTGCAGATTCCTGAGTCGATTCATGTTTTTCAGGTGATTCGGAAACATCAGAGGAGGTGAGGGTGGAGGCGGGGGGTATTTCAGGGGTAGAATCAGGTCTAACAGGAGTTTTAGGGAGTTTAGAGGAGGTGAGGGTGGAGGCTGGAGTACTTCTGGGTTTGCTGAGGTTGGGCAGGACACTAAAGCGCTTTCTCCTCGTGGACAAAGAGCTGGTGGATGCACTTTGGCCCGCCACGTccctttaaaataaacaaataaataaataaagacaacacacacatcttgtGATGAAAAGAGTTAAcctaaacctttaaaaaaaaaaaaaaaaatctaaaaacataGATGCTTCCCCAATAAAAGcccctaatttttttaaaaccttttataaATTAAGctaaaaaaactaattttgaCTTTTCTGAATTTTTCTTAATCAgttattaacaaagaaaaatcccTGAATCATGTGATGTACATTACAATGGATATCATTATACTGTAAATTCTATTAAAACTAGTGACTTGAATGATGTCATCATGTAATGATCACTCATTTACgtgtatttatttagtgtaataaatgagtgtgtgtgaaaaagtggTGCAGTATTAACAGTAATAACTCACGCTGTGGTCACACTgagatctgattggctggttaCATCACCGCTCTGGCTTTCTGCGTTGTCGTTCGTCTCCGTGGCCGGGACAGTAGAAGCAGCTTTGACTTCTGCGACGACCTCCTGACCTCCAGCTTTAACCCCTGCATCATTACTGAGGTCAGCGGGCGTCTCAGTCCCCTGAGGAGTTTCTCGAGACGTCGCTGCAGCTCGGCCCGTCGGCTTCACGTTGGGACGCACGCTGATCCTCGACCTGCGGATCATCCTTACCTgctggaaaataaaacacaaataaataataaaacttgaCGAATAACTAAGGgttaaaatttgaaaaaatggaaaactttgagttttcaatttaaaaaaaaaagtttttaaaatgtctaaaGATCATGGTTTCCCCAATGAAAgacaaaattttttaaaaggacaaaaaagtTCATTAAAGTTAAAGTACCTGTTGataatacaacaacaacaataataataataataataataataataataataataataataataaaaacagtggTTTGATGGTTAGAATTAAACAAGAAACTCCTATGGAAGGACACGAATATTTTCACCAGAAGtagtaataaaatttttatcaaattgaattaaattaaaaatcccTGAATATTCTGATTTGGCAGCATAAACAAAACTATGTGCTAaaatctattgttttttttttttttgttcctacTGTATATTTCCTGTTAAATCCGATCTAAATCTGATCAGATTCATTCAGAGATGATGAaactgtcattattattatcatcattaatcactgtattaataataataatctgccATGTTGTCACGtgcagtaataaataaagattattcaGACATAATAACATttgtagataataatatttaaagcgTAACTTCTAAATCAAGCAAACATATTgaattgtttataataatagcacttttagtttatttcataattatatTCTGCTGATGTTATTTTTAAGCATAAAGTAACGCTAACTCGGTTAGCTAATCTGCTAGCTACTTCTTAAAGACAGCAAACTAATACTCTAAAAGCAAGCTGCATAAATAACACAAGTCAACactattaatacatttaaaaatgtaaaaactgcttactttattaggaatgtaCTTCTGTTGTAAGATCCATTTATCACGGATTAAAACCTAAAAGCAGGAGGTTTTACTGCACTTTCCGACAGCACTGCGTGAACACGGCAACCATAACGCTGTGTTTAGAGACGTCATTTCCGGTTTCTGCGTGTCAACTGAGTCGTGCGCCAAATAGCggtcttttttcccctgatcatataatgtatatttatataagatCAAAAATAGTATCTATATAACTCTTAAAAGTGTATCTATAAgttttatatactatatatactgcatatactCTACAGAATAGTTAGATAAGAAAGCAGGCTTACACACCCGCTAGTGTTCTACCTAGCTAGCAGAACGCAGCCCTGAATGTCGTCACTTCCGGTTGCGAGACATGTCTGAATCTCCATCTTCACATTGTGCTGTTAGTGAAGCTAGCACTCCGGGTTCAGGTGAAGTATTAGCGCAGGAAGAAGatcctgaaggttttgcagaTTTATCCGAGCTGCCTGTTGAAGTTAGCGAGAGGAGACCGACTTGTTTACGATGCTGGTgaggtttttgttgttttttattattattatcatcaggtctgcagctagctagctaactgactAGCATGGCTGTGTTACCTGGATGCAGGTGTTGAATCATTCAGGCGCTGAGGCTGCAGGTGAAGCTGAGCAAATGAGATacagctgtttacagctgcttagtgctgtttttttttttccccttaaaaaaagaacagctgtATGTAAGTTAGTTTTGGAATCAGTTgtgtaaaatagaaaataagtCCATTCTGAAGATGTAAACAGTCTCTGATCTTATGTCAGCTTgagtttataacatttttataacaCTTACAACCtctttataactgttataaccTCTTTATAATACTTATAACCTCTTTATAACTCTCATAACCTCTTTATAACTCTCATAACCTCTTTATAACTCTCATAACCTCTTTATAACTCTCATAACCTCTTTATAACGCTTATAACCTCTTTATAACTCTCGTAACCTCTTTATAACGCTTATAACCTCTTTATAACGCTTATAACCTCTTTATAACTCTTATAACCTCTTTATAACTCTTATAACTTCTTTATAACACTTGCAATCTCTTTATATCTCTTATACCCTCCTTATAACTCTCATAACCTCTTTATAACACTCATAACCTCTTTATAACTCTCGTAACCTCTTTATAACTCTCATAACCTCTTTATAACTCTCATAACCTCTTTATAACACTCATAACCTCTTTATAACTCTAACCTCTTTATAACGCTTATAACCTCTTTATAACTCATAACCTCTTTATAACTCTCATAACCTCTTTATAACACTTGCAATCTCTTTATATCTCTTATACCCTCCTTATAACTCTTATAACCTCTTTATAACACTCATAACCTCTTTATAACTCTAATCTCTTTATAATACTTATAACCTCTTTATAACTCTTATCTCTTTATAACACTTATAATCTCTTTATAACTCATAACCTCTTTATAACTCTCATAACCTCTTTATAACACTTGCAATCTCTTTATATCTCTTATACCCTCCTTATAACTCTTATAACCTCTTTATAACTCTTATCTCTTTATAACACTTATAATCTCTTTATAACTCTCATAACCTCTTTATAACACTCATAACCTCTTTATAACTCTAACCTCTTTATAACGCTTATAACCTCTTTATAACTCATAACCTCTTTATAACTCTCATAACCTCTTTATAACACTTGCAATCTCTTTATATCTCTTATACCCTCCTTATAACTCTTATAACCTCTTTATAACACTCATAACCTCTTTATAACTCTAATCTCTTTATAATACTTATAACCTCTTTATAACTCTGATAACCTCTTTATAACTCTTATAACCTATTTGTAACTCTCATAACCTCTTTATAACTATAGAGCATaaatgtgttgattaaattcatgtacagctttatctctgactgttaaactccttccataaatattaaacaaacgTCTCCTTACCGTAcagaaacttcaccacatcaaccgTTACATGGTTttgaatctgtttttaaaaaccaggtgaacgagctgttactatagaaacaaagtacgatgtgtctttctttaatatgttttttaaaaaatgtaatcatgagcaaattgctgtggtgtaagaggaataaaacgctctGGAAGATAAACAGTTTACTCTTTAATCAGTTTCTGGCGGCAGTAACTCCATCACTCAGCATTTCACTGACACACAGTGTTCACTTCGTGCATTTCCTGTTTGTTAATCTTTGTGAATCGTTGTTTTTCTGCTCCTAGCCGTCCGGTGAAGGTGTGTCTGTGTCCGTTTCTCCCCGCCGAGCCGCTGGACGTCTCCACCTGCCTGTACATCGTTCAGCATCCTGCAGAGGTCAGTGTTTTTCCCCACAGCATTAGATGGAACATGATACGgttctctgtcacacacaatTCAACTTTATTCCTGTTTAGTTCTCACTACAATCCAAACGGTGCTGattttatattctgtatatatcgCAATCAAATCAATACGGTTTCTTGCTGCCCTGCCCCTCAGGAGAGTCGAGTGCTCCGTACCGTCCCCCTGCTGGCCGCCTGCTTACCTAAAGGCAAATGTAAAGTCCTGATTGGAAGACGGTTTAGCGAAGAGAGGTGCGTCTCCTCACGGTCATCCTCGAGTTACTCTCTGTTCGTAATAACGTTGAGTAATCCTGAAACTCCTCCCCCTTCCTCCCGCCCTCAGACATGCCGAGTTAGCGGCCGTGTGCAGAGACGCGCACACCCTCGTCCTGTATCCCGGATCCGACGCCGAAAACCTGGAGGACATGGACGTGGACTTCACCGCGACTCCTCACAACGTCATTATTATAGACGGCACGTGGAGCCAAGCCAAGGACATGTTCCTCAGAAACGCTCTGTTCCACTTACCCAAACAGGTACCGCTTCCTTacgttatttattaaagagcgaCACATCATcctttttattcagttatttacctctgactgttacaaaccgctgacactggagactccttccgtaaatgtccagtaaacgtctcctcacagaatcAACACATTacgcttgtttttatttttatctgtcgTGCAaatccctgtgaacgagctgttactatagtaacgatAACGATACCAGAAACTCAGCCGTGAAGGTGAAGcctgtgtgttttgcaggtgCAGTTAAACAGCGCCCCCTCCAGTCAGTACGTGATCCGCACTCAGCCCACCAACATGTGCCTGTCCACACTCGAGTGTGCTGCTGTCACTCTGTCCATCATGGAGAAAAACCAAGCCATACAGGAGGTGGGTCAGGAGGACGACTCTAACAAGCACCGGTGTGAGGACGACCTCATTTCCTGTGCAAGTTGGAATTGAGGCAAAACATATGATCCTcggttttatttaaattagtcGCAGTTGTGAAAAACAATGTTGCAGCGCTATTTCAACTATATCATAtcactatattttttttttaccaaatagTACGTGTCATTACTGTAACTTTagatctcattattttgactttataTTATCTCAGATTAGAAGATATTAACTAGAAATTGAGTTACTAAGACACAATAATGAGACATTAAGTAGAAACAATGACAATAATGACACATCTTGAAATATAGCAGCATACTCTCTTGAAGTCAGAAATCAACTAGAAATGACGAGATATCTcgaaataaagaaataagaacgtgaaataacaagatattaactaaaaataacaacgtaagtcttcaaaaaaaaaaatttttcccACAACTTGTGGTTCAGGGCTTCTGGAGTAAAGCGACAAATCAGAAGGATTAGCATTGTCTCTTAAAATCACTGAGGTTCTAGTAGAACTCTGACTAGACATCGTAAGAGTTAAGATCATCTTAactgggaaagagagagagagagaaggtgttCAGTGCGATGGTCGCTCTACCGTTTAAAAAGGATCATTCACTTCCTGCATCACTGatgcctcacttcctgtctgcagGTTCTCCTGAGGCCTCTGCGAGCTCTGTGTTCGTTCCAGCTGCAGCACGGTGCTCAGGTTCACCACAGCAAAGAGCATCTGCTGAAGAGCGGCCTGTACGACAAACCCCTGCCCAAAAACAAGCGCAAGATCAAGAGGATGCAGAAACTCATCACCAACCAGGACGTCTGAGTACCACCAGGACGTCCGACTATCAGACAGCGACCAGGACGTCCGACTATCAGACAACGACCAGGACGTCCGACTATCAGACAACGACCAGGACGTCCAAATATTCACCTATGACCAGGACGTCTGACTGTCCGATTATGACCAGAACGTCTGAATATCCGACTGCAACTGGGACGTCCGAATATCTGATTACAGCCAGAATGTCTGACTGTCCAACTACAACTGGGACGTCCAACTATCCGCCTACAACCAGAACATCCGAATATCCGATTACGACCAGAACGTCTGACTATCCGACTGCAACCGGGACGTCCAACTGTCCACATACGACCGGGACGTCCGACTATCCGACTACGACCGGGACGTCTCACTGTCCGATTATGACCAGAACATCTGACTATCCGACTGGAACTGGGACGTCCGAATATCTGATTACAGCCAGAACGTCTGACTGTCCAACTACAACTGGGACGTCCAACTATCAGACTACGACCAGAACGTCTGACTATCTGACTACGACCAGGACATCCAACTATCCGACTACGACTGGGACGTCTCACTGTCCGACTATGACCGGGACGTATGATGTATGATTGACTCCGACCCCCGGAGCAGAAATGTTCCctagatttttaaatatttaacttgtGTAGGTTTCTTTTTGTTAAGCGATGAGATGTTAATGGAGGTTTTGTTTACTGCTGGAACACTAAACTACAGAGTTATTCACTGGCAACATCTGGATCTGAAGTTAAATGCTGGAAAAACCTTTCACTGAAGGTCCACGGAAGGCTTTTTGTATCTTTAAGCGCTGAGATCAGATTTCAGTGCTGTTTCGTTGTAGTGTTTTCCCTCATGAACGTTGCCGATGTATCAGTAAATCCAGTCTGTGTGACGGTTAAATCTTTTGCTgtctcatatttttaaaaatacacactctGTTCTGACACCAGCTGGTCTTAATGTAACTAAAACTTGCTGCTTCTGTGgattgtgtttctctctgttgtgttcttaaagactgtttttttaaagagtagAATTTAACATCATTTTGGTGAATTTTCctgaaataaatgattttataagGATTTGGATTGTGAGTCAGAAGTGAATATTCCCTTTCATCAAACATCccaacacttttttatttattttttaacaacatAGTAATATCTCTGGAACAAATGATGTTAAGATCTGTACACGTGGATCAACCTGCAGTATCTGATTTTGGATATTGGATAAAATCTTTTGGTCTTTGTGGGAAATATTATTTGACAACTATAATTAGAGCTCGATGTTTAAGATCTAGATATTCtcagtaaatacagaaatacgtACACGTGTATACACACTAATCTGGTAAAGTTCCAGctcatgaaatgaaaaataattggTAATTATTAAGAAAATACAATTAAGTCTTGTTTTATAGTATCAGTGAActttagaaaatattacaaatcAGTCAAAAactattaaagtattaaaaatagcTTGTAAGTGTtgagctttaaaaataaaatt includes:
- the dtwd2 gene encoding tRNA-uridine aminocarboxypropyltransferase 2, giving the protein MSESPSSHCAVSEASTPGSGEVLAQEEDPEGFADLSELPVEVSERRPTCLRCCRPVKVCLCPFLPAEPLDVSTCLYIVQHPAEESRVLRTVPLLAACLPKGKCKVLIGRRFSEERHAELAAVCRDAHTLVLYPGSDAENLEDMDVDFTATPHNVIIIDGTWSQAKDMFLRNALFHLPKQVQLNSAPSSQYVIRTQPTNMCLSTLECAAVTLSIMEKNQAIQEVLLRPLRALCSFQLQHGAQVHHSKEHLLKSGLYDKPLPKNKRKIKRMQKLITNQDV